A genomic window from Haliaeetus albicilla chromosome 10, bHalAlb1.1, whole genome shotgun sequence includes:
- the ACADS gene encoding short-chain specific acyl-CoA dehydrogenase, mitochondrial isoform X1, whose protein sequence is MAAGMAAALALLARGGGPTRALPFGCLRRLHTVYQSAELPETHQMLRQTCRDFAEKELMPLAAQLDKEHRFPAEQVKKMGGLGLLAMDVPEEYKGAGLDYLAYSIAVEEISRGCASTGVIISVNNSLYLGPILKFGSEEQKHKWIAPFTGGEKIGCFALSEPGNGSDAGAASTVARLDGDEWVLNGTKAWITNAWDASATVVFATTDKSLKHKGISAFLVPMPTAGLSLGKKEDKLGIRASSTANLIFEDCRIPKANLLGQLGMGFKIAMQTLDAGRIGIASQALGIAQAALDCAVDYAEKRMAFGSPITKLQAVQFKLADMAVALEGARLLTWRAAMLKDNGKPFTKEAAMAKLAASEAATAIAHQAIQILGGMGYVTEMPAERHYRDARITEIYEGTSEIQRLVIAGQLLKAYRS, encoded by the exons ATGGCGGCGGGAATGGCGGCCGCGTTGGCGTTGCTGGCCCGCGGCGGTGGGCCGACCAGGG ccCTGCCCTTTGGGTGCCTCCGCCGACTGCACACGGTGTACCAGTCAGCGGAGCTGCCAGAAACACACCAGATGCTGCGTCAGACGTGCCGGGACTTCGCAGAAAAGGAGCTGATGCCTCTCGCAGCTCAGCTGGATAAGGAGCACCGCTTCCCGGCCGAGCAG GTAAAGAAGATGGGTGGCTTAGGGCTGCTGGCTATGGATGTGCCGGAGGAGTACAAAGGAGCGGGCCTCGACTACCTGGCCTATTCCATTGCTGTGGAGGAGATCAGCAGGGGCTGCGCGTCCACGGGTGTCATCATCAGCGTCAATAAT TCTCTGTATTTAGGGCCAATACTCAAGTTTGGCTCCGAAGAACAGAAGCACAAGTGGATTGCTCCCTTCACCGGTGGAGAGAAAATCGGATGTTTTGCCCTTAGTGAACCAG GAAATGGCAGTGACGCGGGTGCGGCGTCCACGGTGGCACGCCTGGATGGCGACGAGTGGGTTCTGAATGGCACCAAGGCCTGGATCACCAACGCCTGGGACGCCTCGGCCACTGTGGTGTTTGCTACTACGGATAAATCCCTGAAGCACAAG GGCATTAGCGCGTTCCTGGTTCCCATGCCAACTGCTGGGCTGTcactggggaagaaagaagacaaGCTGGGAATTCGAGCCTCTTCCACTGCCAACCTGATATTTGAGGACTGTCGGATACCCAAGGCCAACCTACTGGGGCAGCTGGGAATGGGCTTCAAAATTGCCATG cAAACTCTGGATGCAGGAAGAATTGGTATTGCCTCACAGGCTCTGGGAATAGCACAGGCAGCTCTGGACTGTGCTGTGGATTATGCTGAAAAGAGAATGGCCTTTGGGTCGCCCATCACAAAGCTACAGGCAGTGCAG TTTAAGCTAGCAGATATGGCTGTGGCGTTGGAGGGTGCGCGCTTGCTGACCTGGAGAGCCGCTATGCTGAAAGACAATGGGAAGCCCTTCACAAAG gaaGCGGCGATGGCCAAACTGGCTGCATCAGAAGCTGCAACAGCCATTGCTCACCAG GCCATCCAGATCTTGGGCGGGATGGGCTATGTGACAGAGATGCCAGCAGAACGCCATTACCGTGACGCTCGTATCACCGAGATCTATGAGGGGACCAGTGAGATCCAAAGACTGGTGATAGCAGGTCAATTGCTGAAGGCCTACCGTAGCTGA
- the ACADS gene encoding short-chain specific acyl-CoA dehydrogenase, mitochondrial isoform X2, producing MGGLGLLAMDVPEEYKGAGLDYLAYSIAVEEISRGCASTGVIISVNNSLYLGPILKFGSEEQKHKWIAPFTGGEKIGCFALSEPGNGSDAGAASTVARLDGDEWVLNGTKAWITNAWDASATVVFATTDKSLKHKGISAFLVPMPTAGLSLGKKEDKLGIRASSTANLIFEDCRIPKANLLGQLGMGFKIAMQTLDAGRIGIASQALGIAQAALDCAVDYAEKRMAFGSPITKLQAVQFKLADMAVALEGARLLTWRAAMLKDNGKPFTKEAAMAKLAASEAATAIAHQAIQILGGMGYVTEMPAERHYRDARITEIYEGTSEIQRLVIAGQLLKAYRS from the exons ATGGGTGGCTTAGGGCTGCTGGCTATGGATGTGCCGGAGGAGTACAAAGGAGCGGGCCTCGACTACCTGGCCTATTCCATTGCTGTGGAGGAGATCAGCAGGGGCTGCGCGTCCACGGGTGTCATCATCAGCGTCAATAAT TCTCTGTATTTAGGGCCAATACTCAAGTTTGGCTCCGAAGAACAGAAGCACAAGTGGATTGCTCCCTTCACCGGTGGAGAGAAAATCGGATGTTTTGCCCTTAGTGAACCAG GAAATGGCAGTGACGCGGGTGCGGCGTCCACGGTGGCACGCCTGGATGGCGACGAGTGGGTTCTGAATGGCACCAAGGCCTGGATCACCAACGCCTGGGACGCCTCGGCCACTGTGGTGTTTGCTACTACGGATAAATCCCTGAAGCACAAG GGCATTAGCGCGTTCCTGGTTCCCATGCCAACTGCTGGGCTGTcactggggaagaaagaagacaaGCTGGGAATTCGAGCCTCTTCCACTGCCAACCTGATATTTGAGGACTGTCGGATACCCAAGGCCAACCTACTGGGGCAGCTGGGAATGGGCTTCAAAATTGCCATG cAAACTCTGGATGCAGGAAGAATTGGTATTGCCTCACAGGCTCTGGGAATAGCACAGGCAGCTCTGGACTGTGCTGTGGATTATGCTGAAAAGAGAATGGCCTTTGGGTCGCCCATCACAAAGCTACAGGCAGTGCAG TTTAAGCTAGCAGATATGGCTGTGGCGTTGGAGGGTGCGCGCTTGCTGACCTGGAGAGCCGCTATGCTGAAAGACAATGGGAAGCCCTTCACAAAG gaaGCGGCGATGGCCAAACTGGCTGCATCAGAAGCTGCAACAGCCATTGCTCACCAG GCCATCCAGATCTTGGGCGGGATGGGCTATGTGACAGAGATGCCAGCAGAACGCCATTACCGTGACGCTCGTATCACCGAGATCTATGAGGGGACCAGTGAGATCCAAAGACTGGTGATAGCAGGTCAATTGCTGAAGGCCTACCGTAGCTGA